One Setaria viridis chromosome 5, Setaria_viridis_v4.0, whole genome shotgun sequence genomic region harbors:
- the LOC117858889 gene encoding flowering-promoting factor 1-like protein 2, with protein MSGVWVFRNGVVRLVENPTSGAAAAASGKRKALLHTPSGEVVASYASLERKLAALGWERYYGGGDGGSMLQYHKRTSVDLISLPKDFAHFGSVHMYDIVIKNRDAFRVIDA; from the coding sequence ATGTCGGGGGTGTGGGTGTTCCGGAACGGGGTGGTGCGGCTGGTGGAGAATccgacgtcgggggcggcggcggcggcgtcggggaagcGCAAGGCGCTGCTGCACACGCCGtcgggggaggtggtggcgtCCTACGCGTCGCTCGAGCGCAAGCTGGCGGCGCTGGGGTGGGAGCGCtactacggcggcggcgacggcggctccATGCTGCAGTACCACAAGCGCACCTCCGTCGACCTCATCTCGCTGCCAAAGGACTTCGCCCACTTCGGCTCCGTCCACATGTACGACATCGTCATCAAGAACCGCGACGCCTTCCGCGTCATCGACGCGTAG